The following coding sequences lie in one Amycolatopsis cihanbeyliensis genomic window:
- a CDS encoding (2Fe-2S)-binding protein — protein MPEHTFRVNGEQVTVDVADDVRLLWVLRDVLGITGPKYGCGINVCKACTSHLNGRAVNPCAIPVKDLQPADEVTTIEGLPATVGQELHPMQQAWLDYDVVQCGYCQPGQIMAAVALVRRAAAEGRELTEADLDGLRNICRCGTYFRIREAIKGGARNM, from the coding sequence GTGCCTGAACACACCTTCCGCGTCAACGGCGAACAGGTCACCGTCGACGTCGCCGACGACGTGCGCCTGCTGTGGGTGCTGCGCGACGTTCTCGGCATCACCGGGCCGAAGTACGGCTGCGGCATCAACGTCTGCAAGGCCTGTACCAGCCACCTCAACGGCAGGGCGGTCAACCCCTGCGCGATCCCGGTCAAGGACCTCCAGCCGGCCGACGAGGTCACCACCATCGAAGGACTTCCGGCCACGGTCGGTCAGGAACTGCACCCCATGCAGCAGGCCTGGCTGGACTATGATGTGGTCCAGTGTGGATACTGCCAACCCGGTCAGATCATGGCCGCTGTCGCGCTGGTCCGCCGGGCCGCGGCCGAGGGTCGCGAGCTGACCGAAGCCGACCTCGACGGCCTGCGCAACATATGCCGGTGCGGCACCTACTTCCGCATCCGCGAAGCCATCAAAGGCGGCGCGCGGAACATGTGA
- a CDS encoding molybdopterin cofactor-binding domain-containing protein, which produces MAESLGRRRFLGYVLAAPTLVAAAELGSAPAADAQLPSPELTDLLDLNDMMTAAALPTSGLITVEVDTDGTVSFALPRAEVGQGITTSTAMLIAEELGVPVDRVRVTLADARPELVFNQLTGGSNTTIATYIPIRVAAAIARRRLLAAAATELGASATDDLTLRGGVITDRSGGVVDIGALAGRAASTRTLQVPVELTSREKFTVIGKPHNRIDALEAVTGRKKFAMDLDVPGAKPTMVCRPPTINGEVGSVANLAEARAMPGVTDVVVITGGVAVRAETFGQCVDAVRALRVSWKPGTAEGKSDESVLGELAAAELPLGLRPPVPTVEATFTFYFRSNSALEPNCAVADVRSDRAEIWSALKSPIVAKQAIAARLGLPSGEVAVYVTEGGGSFGRKLFFDAALEAAEVSQKVGKPVKLMWHRADDSRQGRTHPMATSRVRVAHLGDLVLGYQQRHTSVRTDLGHGLGEVITAMAARLPVGDIGFSQTFFHLSQEMSYNFGASTQLLNETGKGFNTGSMRNVYSPDVTCARELIVDQLAARMGKDPYRFRREFLRGSRSRAVLEKVAEVGEWGRPMPADTAQGIAVHTEYKAVSAALVEIDCRPETVNRPVRRGVTGPRVTRVVFAVDVGLAVNPRGLEAQMMGCISDGIALALTSSLHLRDGHFLEASWDNYFYTRQWNTPPELKIVVMPSTSEQPGGAGELGVAASMAAVACAYGRATATLPTSFPINHGTLSFEPKPTTPPVPPSPTDGLNHAW; this is translated from the coding sequence ATGGCCGAGTCCCTCGGGCGGCGACGGTTTCTGGGCTACGTGCTGGCCGCTCCGACCCTGGTGGCCGCGGCCGAACTCGGGTCGGCACCGGCGGCCGATGCCCAGCTGCCCTCGCCGGAACTCACCGATCTGCTCGATCTCAACGACATGATGACCGCGGCGGCGCTACCGACCTCGGGACTGATCACGGTGGAGGTCGACACCGACGGCACGGTGTCCTTCGCGCTGCCGCGAGCCGAGGTGGGACAGGGCATCACCACCTCGACGGCCATGCTGATCGCCGAGGAACTGGGCGTGCCGGTGGACCGGGTGCGAGTCACGCTGGCGGACGCTCGGCCGGAGCTGGTGTTCAACCAGCTCACCGGTGGGTCGAACACGACCATCGCGACCTACATCCCGATCCGGGTCGCCGCCGCGATCGCCCGGCGCCGGTTGCTGGCTGCCGCGGCTACCGAGCTCGGCGCGTCGGCCACCGACGACCTGACGCTGCGGGGTGGGGTGATCACCGATCGCTCCGGCGGCGTCGTCGACATCGGTGCGCTCGCCGGGCGGGCCGCGAGCACCCGGACCCTGCAGGTGCCCGTCGAGCTCACCTCCCGCGAGAAGTTCACCGTCATCGGCAAGCCGCACAACCGGATCGACGCGCTGGAGGCGGTGACCGGGCGCAAGAAGTTCGCGATGGACCTCGACGTCCCGGGTGCGAAGCCGACAATGGTGTGCCGCCCGCCGACCATCAACGGCGAGGTCGGTTCGGTGGCGAACCTCGCCGAGGCCCGCGCCATGCCGGGCGTCACCGACGTCGTGGTGATCACCGGCGGGGTGGCGGTGCGCGCCGAGACCTTCGGCCAGTGCGTGGACGCCGTACGCGCGCTGCGAGTCTCCTGGAAACCCGGGACCGCGGAGGGAAAGTCGGATGAGTCCGTGCTCGGGGAGCTGGCGGCCGCGGAGCTGCCGCTCGGGCTCCGGCCGCCTGTTCCGACCGTGGAAGCCACATTCACCTTCTACTTCCGGAGCAACAGCGCGCTGGAGCCCAACTGCGCGGTCGCCGACGTGCGGTCGGACCGAGCCGAGATCTGGTCGGCGTTGAAGTCACCGATAGTCGCCAAGCAGGCCATCGCCGCCAGGCTCGGCCTGCCATCCGGCGAGGTTGCCGTGTACGTCACCGAAGGCGGCGGTTCCTTCGGGCGCAAGCTGTTCTTCGACGCCGCGCTGGAAGCCGCCGAGGTGTCCCAGAAGGTCGGCAAGCCCGTGAAACTCATGTGGCACCGGGCCGACGACTCCCGCCAGGGCCGAACCCACCCGATGGCCACCTCGCGGGTGCGCGTCGCCCACCTCGGTGACCTGGTGCTGGGCTACCAGCAGCGGCACACCAGTGTCCGCACGGACCTCGGACACGGGCTCGGCGAGGTCATCACCGCCATGGCGGCGCGGCTGCCGGTGGGGGACATCGGGTTCTCCCAGACGTTCTTTCACCTCAGCCAGGAGATGTCCTACAACTTCGGCGCGAGCACCCAGCTGCTCAACGAAACCGGCAAGGGTTTCAACACCGGCAGCATGCGCAACGTGTACTCGCCCGACGTCACCTGCGCCCGGGAGCTGATCGTCGACCAACTCGCCGCGAGGATGGGCAAGGACCCCTACCGGTTCCGGCGCGAGTTTCTCCGCGGTTCTCGTTCCCGCGCGGTGCTGGAGAAGGTTGCCGAAGTGGGGGAGTGGGGTCGACCGATGCCGGCCGACACCGCGCAGGGTATCGCCGTGCACACCGAGTACAAGGCGGTCAGCGCCGCGCTCGTGGAGATCGACTGCCGACCGGAGACCGTCAACCGCCCTGTCCGCCGTGGCGTCACCGGGCCACGTGTCACCAGGGTCGTCTTCGCCGTGGATGTCGGTCTCGCCGTGAATCCGCGCGGGCTGGAAGCGCAGATGATGGGCTGCATCTCCGACGGCATCGCGCTGGCCCTGACCTCCAGCCTGCACCTGCGCGATGGGCATTTCCTGGAGGCGAGCTGGGACAACTACTTCTACACCAGGCAGTGGAACACCCCGCCGGAACTGAAGATCGTCGTCATGCCCAGCACCTCCGAGCAGCCGGGCGGCGCGGGCGAGTTGGGCGTCGCGGCGTCGATGGCCGCGGTCGCCTGTGCCTATGGCCGCGCCACCGCGACGTTGCCCACCAGCTTCCCGATCAACCACGGCACGCTGTCCTTCGAACCCAAGCCGACGACCCCGCCCGTCCCGCCGTCCCCGACCGACGGCCTGAACCACGCCTGGTGA
- a CDS encoding oxygenase MpaB family protein, protein MAELNRRRMLVSGGALGALGALGMASPAHARSLLPWTWAPSGSVAGSGAGDDPRWVWDEEADPLVASLLDRGAVPEVNRLLWNWTRNDQPLPAGLPAELRSFMEKARQLPSWADRDKLDTAAEFNKSRGLYLNLLNGVGGGMLSTAIPKEARAVYYSQGGADMEDRVAKTSIFGFAVGSLNAYRPEGSCVVESVKTRLVHAAVRHLLQQSPHWTGDIPISQEDMLVTWHTLPTFAMRRMLEWEVPITRAESAAYLHVWQVTAHLLGIRDEYIPATWEAANAQSDQVLPRNMGPTREGVELTDILLGQLAEQTSPGGISRPLCNALARYLVGDRVADWDGIPREPVWDRLVTVAWPALVKFREGLVPLPLVPEVAWVLDEAARRYILFYLTKGAETKIEIPVANRPG, encoded by the coding sequence ATGGCGGAGTTGAACAGGCGCAGGATGCTGGTTTCCGGTGGCGCGTTGGGGGCGCTCGGCGCGCTGGGGATGGCATCCCCGGCTCATGCGCGGTCCCTGCTGCCCTGGACCTGGGCCCCCAGCGGCTCGGTCGCGGGTTCTGGCGCGGGCGACGATCCACGATGGGTGTGGGACGAGGAGGCCGACCCGTTGGTCGCCTCGCTGCTCGATCGCGGCGCCGTGCCCGAGGTCAACCGTCTGCTGTGGAACTGGACCCGCAATGATCAGCCGTTGCCCGCCGGGCTGCCGGCGGAGCTGCGGTCATTCATGGAGAAGGCACGCCAGTTGCCGTCCTGGGCGGATCGGGACAAGCTGGACACCGCGGCGGAGTTCAACAAGTCCAGGGGGCTGTACCTCAATCTGCTCAACGGGGTCGGTGGCGGCATGCTGAGCACCGCCATTCCCAAGGAGGCCCGCGCGGTCTACTACTCGCAGGGTGGCGCGGACATGGAGGATCGCGTCGCCAAGACGAGTATCTTCGGATTCGCCGTCGGTTCCCTGAACGCGTATCGGCCCGAGGGTTCGTGTGTGGTGGAGTCGGTGAAGACCCGGCTGGTGCACGCGGCGGTCCGCCACCTGCTGCAGCAGTCGCCGCACTGGACCGGCGACATCCCGATCAGCCAGGAGGACATGCTGGTCACCTGGCACACCCTGCCGACCTTCGCCATGCGCAGGATGCTCGAGTGGGAGGTCCCGATCACCCGAGCCGAGTCCGCGGCGTACCTGCACGTGTGGCAGGTGACCGCGCACCTGCTCGGGATCAGGGACGAGTACATCCCCGCGACCTGGGAAGCGGCCAACGCCCAGTCGGACCAGGTCCTGCCCCGGAACATGGGGCCGACCCGCGAGGGGGTCGAGCTGACCGACATCCTGCTCGGCCAGCTTGCCGAGCAGACCAGCCCCGGCGGCATCAGCCGGCCGCTGTGCAACGCGCTCGCCCGGTACCTGGTCGGCGACCGGGTGGCCGACTGGGACGGCATTCCGCGCGAACCGGTGTGGGATCGCCTGGTCACCGTTGCCTGGCCGGCACTGGTGAAGTTCCGTGAAGGTCTCGTCCCGCTGCCGCTGGTGCCCGAGGTCGCCTGGGTCCTCGATGAGGCGGCGCGCCGATACATCCTGTTCTATCTCACCAAGGGCGCGGAGACCAAGATCGAGATCCCGGTGGCGAATCGCCCGGGCTGA
- a CDS encoding ABC transporter permease subunit, whose product MNLTIAGLTARALFGRRRLLLLLPMPLLLIGLTVLAAGTSADPAQWGPIVLGDLGLGVILPLTALIIGSSVLGLEIEDGTITHVLSKPVPRSEIVVTKLAVAWGATAAVTAVPLAIAGAIAGSPRLAVGLGLGTAVGALVYTALFLALSLLSRRPVAVGLVYIMLWENLLTRFVGGARVLSVQEYSTTLAGGLAQTELLTGRLLPITAALLAIVLTALGAAVATARLRSFTLAGETG is encoded by the coding sequence ATGAATCTCACCATCGCCGGACTGACCGCGCGGGCCCTGTTCGGCCGGCGCAGGCTGCTGTTGCTGCTGCCCATGCCCCTGCTGCTCATCGGTCTGACCGTGCTGGCCGCCGGCACCTCGGCGGATCCGGCGCAGTGGGGCCCGATCGTGCTGGGTGACCTCGGCCTCGGCGTGATCCTGCCGCTCACCGCGCTGATCATCGGCAGCAGCGTACTGGGACTGGAGATCGAGGACGGCACGATTACCCACGTCCTGTCCAAACCCGTACCACGCAGCGAAATCGTCGTCACGAAGCTCGCCGTGGCCTGGGGCGCCACAGCCGCGGTCACCGCCGTACCGCTGGCCATCGCGGGCGCCATCGCCGGGTCACCCCGGCTCGCGGTCGGGCTCGGCCTCGGTACGGCGGTCGGCGCGCTGGTCTACACCGCGCTGTTCCTCGCGCTGAGCCTGCTGTCCCGCCGCCCGGTCGCCGTCGGTCTCGTCTACATCATGCTCTGGGAGAACCTGTTGACCAGGTTCGTCGGCGGTGCGCGGGTGCTGAGCGTGCAGGAGTACTCGACCACGCTGGCCGGCGGGCTCGCGCAGACCGAACTGCTCACCGGCCGGCTCCTGCCGATCACGGCCGCCCTGCTGGCGATCGTGCTCACCGCACTGGGTGCCGCCGTGGCCACCGCCCGGCTGCGCTCCTTCACCCTCGCCGGGGAGACCGGCTGA
- a CDS encoding ABC transporter ATP-binding protein: MSVRTGFSSLGDVNLIETESLEKRYGARVTALSDLTVTIEPGIVGLIGANGAGKSTLIKLALGLLEPTGGTIRVLGLDPGSDGATIRARVGYMPEHDCLPPDLSAAEFVTHLGRVSGLPRAAARERASETLRHVGLYEERYRQIGGYSTGMKQRVKLAQALVHDPELLLLDEPTNGLDPEGRRAMLELVHRIGTEFGISVVVCSHLLGEIERICTSLVAIEGGRLLRSASLSSMTRHSDLLMVEVDEGDEQLASRLTSVGLSVRREQRLLMVRLAGDETFDAIRDAVAECDLSLHRLERHRHQVADLFRAEPTEVNDVRTG, translated from the coding sequence ATGTCGGTGCGGACCGGCTTCAGTAGCCTCGGCGACGTGAACCTGATCGAGACGGAGTCACTGGAGAAGCGGTACGGCGCGAGGGTCACCGCGCTGTCCGATCTCACGGTGACCATCGAACCCGGCATCGTCGGGCTCATCGGCGCGAACGGGGCCGGGAAGAGCACGCTCATCAAGTTGGCGCTCGGTTTGCTCGAGCCGACCGGTGGCACGATCCGGGTGCTGGGCCTCGACCCCGGCTCCGACGGTGCCACGATTCGCGCCCGCGTCGGCTACATGCCGGAGCACGACTGCCTCCCGCCCGATCTCTCCGCCGCGGAGTTCGTCACGCACCTGGGGCGGGTCAGCGGCCTGCCACGGGCCGCCGCACGCGAGCGTGCCTCGGAGACGTTGCGGCACGTCGGGCTCTACGAGGAGCGCTACCGGCAGATCGGTGGCTACTCGACCGGGATGAAGCAGCGGGTGAAACTGGCTCAGGCCCTGGTGCACGATCCGGAACTACTACTGCTCGACGAGCCGACCAACGGACTGGATCCCGAGGGGCGCCGGGCGATGCTCGAGTTGGTGCACCGCATCGGTACCGAGTTCGGTATCTCGGTCGTGGTGTGCTCACACCTGCTTGGTGAGATCGAGCGGATCTGCACCTCGCTGGTAGCCATCGAGGGCGGCCGCCTGCTGCGCTCGGCCTCACTGTCCTCGATGACGCGACACAGCGACCTGCTGATGGTGGAGGTCGACGAGGGGGACGAGCAGCTCGCGTCCCGGCTGACCAGCGTCGGGCTCTCCGTGCGGCGCGAGCAGCGGCTGCTGATGGTGCGGCTGGCCGGCGACGAGACCTTCGACGCGATCCGGGACGCGGTCGCCGAGTGCGACCTTTCCCTGCACCGCCTCGAACGGCACCGCCACCAGGTCGCCGATCTGTTCCGTGCCGAGCCGACGGAGGTGAACGATGTCCGCACCGGGTGA
- a CDS encoding FAD-binding oxidoreductase yields the protein MAATLPAARDTLPVTTDPDVLAGYAHDRAEGAEYSLPAAVARPRDTEEVAAVVAYCAEHGIPVVARGAGTGLSGGANGMASAVVVSFEAMDAIVRIDPDERVAVVQAGVVNDDLRRVCAEHGVWYPPDPSSSPWSTIGGNVATNAGGVCCVKYGVTKDYVLGLQAVVGRGEVVRLGRRTAKGVAGYDLAGLMVGSEGTLGLITEITVRLRGARAAEHTVVGYFDDISAAGQAVTAVTASGVVVSALELVDRYCLRAVDEWKKMGLTDGGSVLLLARCDGPGQAGEAEAEVVLDCFARSGATWSARSGDETEAEALFMARRLVLPALERLGQVLTEDVCVPRMLVPEMLGAIERISAEHEVHIASLAHAGDGNLHPMVVVPPGDGAARRRGHRAFERIVDEAIRLGGTVTGEHGVGQLKMRGFADEVGPVVLGMHRAIKSALDPVGIFNPGRVFAAEPAGDDAT from the coding sequence ATGGCCGCGACACTTCCCGCAGCCCGCGACACCCTCCCGGTGACCACAGATCCGGACGTGTTGGCAGGCTACGCGCACGACCGGGCCGAGGGTGCTGAGTACTCGCTGCCGGCCGCCGTGGCGCGGCCACGCGACACCGAGGAGGTTGCCGCGGTGGTGGCGTACTGCGCCGAACACGGCATACCCGTGGTGGCACGCGGCGCCGGCACCGGGCTGTCCGGGGGCGCGAACGGCATGGCCAGTGCTGTGGTCGTGTCATTCGAGGCAATGGACGCCATCGTGCGCATCGACCCGGACGAGCGGGTCGCGGTGGTGCAGGCGGGTGTGGTCAATGACGACCTGCGACGCGTCTGCGCCGAGCACGGCGTGTGGTATCCACCGGATCCGTCCAGCTCGCCATGGTCGACCATCGGCGGCAATGTCGCCACGAACGCCGGCGGCGTCTGCTGTGTGAAGTACGGCGTGACCAAGGACTACGTGCTCGGTTTGCAGGCCGTGGTGGGGCGCGGCGAGGTGGTACGACTCGGGCGCCGCACCGCCAAGGGCGTGGCGGGCTACGACCTGGCCGGCCTGATGGTCGGCTCGGAGGGCACGCTCGGGCTGATCACCGAGATCACCGTGCGGCTGCGCGGGGCGCGTGCGGCCGAGCACACCGTCGTGGGCTACTTCGACGACATCTCGGCGGCCGGCCAGGCAGTCACCGCCGTCACCGCGTCCGGTGTCGTGGTCAGCGCCCTCGAACTGGTCGATCGCTACTGCCTGCGGGCGGTGGACGAGTGGAAGAAGATGGGCCTCACCGACGGCGGTTCGGTGTTGTTGCTGGCCCGCTGCGACGGGCCGGGACAGGCCGGCGAGGCGGAGGCCGAGGTCGTGCTGGACTGTTTCGCCCGGTCGGGTGCCACCTGGAGTGCCCGCTCCGGCGACGAGACCGAGGCCGAAGCCCTGTTCATGGCGAGGCGGCTGGTCCTTCCCGCGCTGGAACGTCTCGGCCAGGTGCTCACCGAGGACGTCTGTGTGCCGCGGATGCTCGTGCCGGAGATGCTCGGGGCGATCGAGCGAATCTCCGCCGAGCACGAGGTGCACATCGCCAGCCTCGCACATGCCGGTGACGGCAACCTGCATCCGATGGTCGTCGTGCCACCAGGGGACGGCGCGGCGCGGCGAAGGGGACATCGGGCCTTCGAGCGGATCGTGGACGAAGCCATCCGGCTGGGTGGCACGGTGACCGGCGAGCACGGGGTGGGGCAGCTCAAGATGCGCGGGTTCGCCGACGAGGTGGGTCCGGTGGTGCTCGGCATGCATCGGGCGATCAAGTCGGCGCTGGACCCGGTCGGGATCTTCAACCCGGGCCGGGTGTTCGCGGCCGAGCCTGCAGGTGACGACGCCACCTGA
- a CDS encoding flavin reductase family protein: protein MPGSTGFLANVERRHIDEADFRQLMSYFPSGVAVVTTLDPDGNPRGLTCTSLCSVSTTPPTMLVCLHRQSSSFAAVRARGAFAVNLLNDQGAPIARTFAKQGADRFAGIPWQHTTGLRMPWLTQHAHSMLECTVDRYIDAADHMVVFGRVRQLEHTGQPPLLYGQRRFAGWQDTTPC, encoded by the coding sequence GTGCCCGGCTCCACCGGTTTTCTGGCGAATGTCGAGCGGCGGCATATCGACGAGGCGGACTTCCGCCAGCTGATGAGCTACTTCCCGAGCGGGGTGGCCGTGGTCACCACGCTCGATCCGGACGGCAATCCGCGTGGGCTCACCTGCACCTCGTTGTGCAGCGTCTCCACCACGCCACCGACGATGCTGGTCTGCCTGCACCGGCAGAGCAGTTCCTTCGCCGCGGTCCGCGCTCGCGGCGCGTTCGCGGTGAACCTGCTGAACGACCAGGGCGCCCCGATCGCGCGGACCTTCGCCAAGCAGGGAGCGGACCGGTTCGCCGGGATCCCGTGGCAGCACACCACCGGACTGCGGATGCCGTGGCTGACCCAGCACGCGCACTCGATGCTGGAGTGCACGGTGGACCGCTACATCGACGCCGCGGACCATATGGTGGTTTTCGGGCGGGTGCGTCAACTGGAACACACCGGTCAGCCGCCGCTGCTGTACGGGCAGCGCCGCTTCGCCGGCTGGCAGGACACCACTCCCTGCTAG
- a CDS encoding ABC transporter permease, whose translation MSAPGDAGVIHDIGYQHYEGPRLGRRYAALAIYVHSVRAAFGIGRSAKAKLLPLGLLGIACITSLILVVVSTQLGVTVLSYVGVASTFSYAITAFVGIVAPELVSRDLRNTLLPLYFSRPPQRSDYALAKLGALITAAFVMYAGPMLLMFVGLALSTDEGITGVFTEAGNLALGLLAAAIHATVIGAVALPLASLTGRRVFATGMIIGVFLLTAPVSGTLRALGDGATGQLAGLLNPVDLLSGVDNWLFGEEFVQVGSYGPIYGLTAVVLTAAGTALLLRRYKKVKS comes from the coding sequence ATGTCCGCACCGGGTGACGCCGGCGTCATTCACGACATCGGCTACCAGCACTACGAGGGTCCGCGGCTCGGCCGCCGGTACGCGGCCCTGGCGATCTACGTGCACAGCGTGCGCGCCGCGTTCGGTATCGGCCGCAGCGCCAAGGCCAAGCTACTTCCACTGGGACTGCTCGGGATCGCCTGCATCACCTCCCTGATCCTCGTGGTGGTCAGCACCCAACTCGGGGTGACCGTGCTGAGCTATGTCGGCGTGGCCTCGACCTTCTCCTACGCCATCACCGCCTTCGTCGGCATCGTCGCGCCCGAGCTGGTGTCCCGCGACCTGCGGAACACCCTGCTGCCGCTGTACTTCTCCCGCCCGCCGCAACGCTCGGACTACGCGCTGGCCAAGCTGGGCGCGCTGATCACCGCGGCCTTCGTGATGTACGCCGGCCCGATGCTGCTCATGTTCGTCGGGCTGGCACTGTCCACCGACGAGGGAATCACCGGGGTGTTCACCGAGGCGGGGAACCTGGCCCTCGGACTACTCGCGGCCGCGATCCACGCGACGGTGATCGGCGCCGTCGCGCTCCCCCTGGCTTCGCTGACCGGGCGGCGGGTGTTCGCCACCGGAATGATCATCGGGGTCTTCCTGCTGACCGCGCCGGTATCCGGCACCTTGCGCGCGCTCGGCGACGGCGCGACCGGCCAGCTCGCCGGACTGCTCAACCCGGTCGACCTGCTGTCCGGTGTGGACAACTGGCTGTTCGGCGAGGAGTTCGTCCAGGTCGGCTCGTACGGCCCGATCTACGGCCTCACCGCGGTCGTGCTCACCGCGGCCGGCACTGCCCTGCTACTCCGCCGCTACAAAAAGGTGAAGTCATGA
- a CDS encoding TetR/AcrR family transcriptional regulator, with the protein MEPALSVLITPGSESLLERAYTDAVEQVDDADDTRAGILDAAYEQFCRTGIQRSTMEDVARRAGVSRITVYRRFATKDALVEHVVRREFRRYFDRFLVDIEQAETVADRVVLGFVSSLRTIRRNPLIGGLVTAEPDLLVPSMISDGGRTLATVRQFVAGQLRREQRAGNVSGDLDTDLVAELMVRVSGSFLAIPSQVIDLDDDEQLAAVARRFLVPMLEPTESPS; encoded by the coding sequence GTGGAACCTGCGCTGTCCGTCCTCATCACGCCGGGCTCGGAGTCCTTACTGGAACGCGCCTACACCGACGCCGTCGAGCAGGTCGACGACGCGGACGACACCCGCGCGGGCATACTCGACGCGGCGTACGAGCAGTTCTGCCGGACGGGTATCCAGCGGTCCACCATGGAGGACGTGGCCCGAAGGGCCGGGGTTTCCCGGATCACGGTCTACCGGCGGTTCGCCACGAAGGACGCGCTGGTCGAACACGTGGTACGTCGGGAGTTCCGCCGGTACTTCGACCGGTTCCTCGTCGACATCGAACAAGCCGAGACCGTCGCCGACCGGGTGGTGCTGGGTTTTGTGAGTTCGTTGCGCACCATTCGGCGCAACCCGTTGATCGGCGGCCTGGTCACCGCGGAGCCGGACCTGCTCGTGCCGTCCATGATCAGTGACGGGGGGCGAACCCTTGCCACCGTGCGGCAGTTCGTCGCGGGCCAGCTCCGCCGCGAGCAACGCGCGGGCAACGTGTCCGGCGACCTGGACACCGACCTCGTGGCCGAGCTGATGGTCCGGGTATCCGGCTCCTTCCTGGCAATTCCCAGTCAGGTCATCGACCTCGACGACGACGAGCAGCTCGCCGCCGTGGCCAGGCGGTTCCTGGTGCCGATGCTGGAACCGACCGAATCCCCGAGTTGA
- a CDS encoding ABC transporter ATP-binding protein, with protein MTVVAESTSTARSATVELTGVSHWYGNVVAVNDITLTVGSGVTGLLGPNGAGKTTVLHMMAGFLRPARGAVHLDGKPTWRDPEVYRKLGLVTERETVPGFLTAQEFVLSGAKLHGLKDPLAATARAIGIVELEEAKDRRISTYSKGMRQRARVAAALVHDPSVLLLDEPFNGMDPRQRLHMMDLLHRMAGEGRTILFSSHILEEVERLSGTIQVIVAGRLAASGHYRHIRKLMTNRPSVYLVRSSNDRRLGAVLMGLDAVAGVELEPSGLQVRTSDHGAFTRALAKLARAEDIRLTAVQPRDESLENVFSYLVAQ; from the coding sequence ATGACCGTGGTCGCCGAAAGCACCTCGACCGCACGATCCGCCACCGTGGAACTCACCGGCGTCAGCCACTGGTACGGCAATGTGGTGGCGGTCAACGACATCACGCTCACCGTGGGTTCCGGCGTGACCGGGCTGCTCGGCCCGAACGGCGCGGGGAAGACGACCGTACTGCACATGATGGCCGGCTTCCTGCGCCCCGCGCGAGGCGCCGTGCACCTCGACGGCAAGCCGACCTGGCGCGATCCCGAGGTCTACCGCAAGCTCGGCCTGGTCACCGAACGCGAAACCGTGCCCGGTTTCCTCACCGCCCAGGAGTTCGTGCTCAGCGGCGCGAAACTGCACGGGCTGAAGGATCCGCTCGCCGCCACCGCTCGAGCGATCGGCATCGTCGAACTCGAGGAGGCCAAGGACCGCAGGATCTCCACCTACTCCAAGGGAATGCGGCAACGGGCCAGGGTGGCCGCCGCGCTCGTGCACGACCCTTCCGTGCTGCTGCTGGACGAGCCGTTCAACGGGATGGATCCGCGGCAACGGCTGCACATGATGGACCTGCTGCACCGGATGGCCGGCGAGGGACGCACGATCCTGTTCAGCTCGCACATCCTGGAAGAGGTCGAACGGCTGTCCGGCACGATCCAGGTGATCGTGGCGGGTCGGCTGGCCGCGTCCGGTCACTACCGCCACATCCGCAAGCTGATGACCAACCGGCCGAGTGTGTACCTGGTGCGGTCCTCGAACGACCGCAGGCTGGGCGCGGTACTGATGGGCCTCGACGCGGTGGCCGGGGTGGAACTGGAACCGTCCGGCCTCCAGGTGCGTACCAGCGATCACGGCGCTTTCACCCGTGCGCTGGCGAAGCTCGCGCGTGCCGAGGACATCCGGTTGACCGCGGTACAGCCCCGCGACGAGTCCCTGGAAAACGTCTTCTCCTACCTGGTGGCGCAATGA